TTCTATTTCGGCACCAAATATACCGAATCCATGGGGATCTCGGTCAGCGGTGCTGATGGCAACCAGTTCTTCCCGGAAATGGGGTCGTACGGCATCGGTGTTTCGCGCCTCGTCGGTGCCATTATCGAAGCCAGTCATGACGAGGCCGGGATCATCTGGCCGGACTCGGTCGCGCCTTATCGCGCTGCCATTCTGAGCCTCAAGCCTGGCGATGAAGCCGTGGACGCGCTGTGCGAACAGCTCTATGCCGCAGCCCCCGACGCATTCCTGTATGACGATCGAGGCGAGCGTGCCGGCGTGAAGTTCAACGATGCCGACCTGATGGGCCATCCCTGGCAGATGATTGTCGGCCCGCGCGGTGCCAAGGAAGGCAAGGTCGAACTTAAGCGTCGCGCGACAGGCGAACGCTTCGAGCTGACAGTGAAAGAAGCACTTGCGAAGGTGCTGGGCACTGATGCAGCAGGCAAGGACGCCGCCTGATCATGTTCAACCGCTTCGAGCGCGTGGTGGCGGGGCGCTATCTGCGCGCCCGTCGCGGAGAACGCTTCGTTTCCATCATCGCGATTTTTTCGCTCATCGGCATTGCGCTGGGGGTTGCCACCCTCATCATCGTCATGGCGGTCATGAACGGGTTTCGCGCCGATCTGATGGGTCGCGTGCTCGGGCTGAACGGCGATCTGAACATTTTCAGCGCAGGGCACAGCATCACCAATTATCAGGATGATGTGGTCGCCATACGCGAGGTCAAAAACGTCACCCGTGTTACGCCAATGGCGGAAGGGACGGTGCTGATCGATGCCGGGAATTATTCCACAGGCGGCGTCGTGCGTGGCATCATCCCGTCGGACCTGCGCGATCTCCATGCCCTGAGCGATAATATCACCGATGGCAAACTCGCTGATTTCCAGGGCGATGATGCGATTGCCGTTGGCACGACACTGGCGGCCCGGGCCGGCCTGACGGTTGGCAGCAAGGTAACGCTGCTCTCGCCCAATGGCCGCGCCACGCCTTTCGGGACCATGCCGCGCATAAGGGCCTATCATGTGGCCATGGTGTTCGACGCCGGGGTGAATGATTACGACACCAGTGTCATCCTGATGCCGTTGGACTCTGCCCAGCGCTTCCTGATGATGCCCGATGCGGTATCGCTCATTCAGGTGGCGACCCGTGACCCGCTTGAGGTTACGCCTGTCACCCGCGCCATCGCCCAGCGTCTGGATGACCCAAGGCTGCGCGTGATGGACTGGACCCAGAGCAATAACGCGTTTCTGGGTGCGCTCACCGTGCAGCAGAATGTGATGTTCCTTATTCTCACCCTGATCATCCTGGTGGCGGCGTTTAACGTGATTTCTTCCATGATCATGATGGTCAAGGACAAGACACGCGATATCGCAGTGCTGCGCACATTGGGCGCCAGCCGGGGGGCTGTCATGCGCATCTTCCTGATGTGCGGCGCCTCGGTCGGTGTGTCCGGCACACTGATTGGTTTCGGGATCGGGGTCGTGTTCTGCCTGAACATCGAGCGCATCCAGCATGGTGTGGAGCATCTGACCCATACCAGCCTGTTCAACCCGGAATTCTATTATCTCGAACATCTGCCAGCCAAGCTGATCTGGTCGCAGGTCATCGAGGTTATGGTCATGGCGCTTGCCCTGTCTTTCGTCGCAACGCTTTACCCGTCCTGGCGCGCAGCCAAGACCGATCCGATCGAGGCGCTGCGCCATGAGTGAGACCAATCCTGCGGCTGCGCCGGTTCTTTCCCTGAAGGACGTCACGCGTCGTTTTCGCTCCGGCGAAGAGACGCTCGAAATCCTGAAGGGCGCGTCTTTCGATCTGTTCCCCGGAGAGATCGTGGCTCTTGTCGCGCCCAGCGGTACGGGCAAATCGACACTGCTTCATATCGCCGGTCTGCTGGAAGCCCCGCAGGAGGGCAGTGTGCGCATTGCAGGACACGACACGGCCTCCCTGTCGGACACGGCACGTACGCAGATACGACGCGACGAGGTGGGTTTCGTCTATCAGTTTCATCACCTTCTGGCCGAGTTCACGGCGCTGGAGAATGTGGTGCTCCCCCAGCATATTGCAGGCGTTTCCCCTCGCGATGCGACATCACGCGCGACCGATCTCCTGACGCGTTTTGGGCTCGCGCATCGGCTGCATAATCTGCCGGGCAAGCTTTCGGGTGGAGAGAAACAGCGTGTGGCCATTGCCCGCGCTCTGGCCAACCGACCGAAGCTTCTTCTGGCTGACGAACCGACTGGCAATCTGGATGTGCATACTTCCGACGCTGTGTTTGACGAGTTGCTGCACGCGGTTCGTAGCGAGAATGTGGGCGCGTTGATTGCGACCCATAACGAGGAGCTAGCGTCGCGTATGGATCGTGTCGTGACCCTGCGTGATGGGCGGATCGTCGAGCGGGCCATCGGTACAGAACGAAAAGACGCCTTATCGAACAGCATATCCGACCATGCTGATTTCGGCTCATGGTGAACGCAAGAAAGAGATGAAGGGGGCGTTCGGGTCTGGTAGACCATGACCCATGTCCCATGCCCCCTTCGTTCATCTTCGTAATCACTCTGCCTATTCGCTGAGCCAGGGGGCGATACGCATACCCGATCTGGTGGCTCTGGCCGCTGAATCCGCCATGCCTGCCGTGGCGTTGACCGATACAGGCAATCTTTTCGGGGCGCTTGAATTCTCGCAGTACTGCACGGGCAAGGGCGTGCAGCCCATCATCGGCTGTCAGCTCGCGCTGCCATCGCGCAGCGACAAGCCCGGTGCCCCGTCAGAGCCCATGGTGGCGCTGGCCCGTAATGAGGCGGGGCTTGCCAATCTGCAGTTCCTCTCTTCCGAGGGATTTCTCAAGGGCGATCCTTCCGACCCGGCCATTCTGCTTGAGACTCTCTGCGCTCATGCGGACGGGCTCTTTCTGCTAACTGGCGGGACGCGTGGGCCATTATTCCGGCTGCTGGCGGAGGGGCAGGAAGATCAGGCCATGACGCTGCTACGCCGCTTGCAGGAGAGCTTCGGTGCCCATATGGCTGTCGAGCTGCACCGTCATGGTCTGCCTGAAGAGAAAGCCGTTGAGCCCGGCATGATCGCCGCTGCTGACCGTCTTGGCCTGCCTTTGGTCGCCACCAACGAGTGCTTCTTCTCCAAACCGGCCATGCATGAAGCCCATGATGCGCTACTCTGCATTGCGCAGGGACGCACCATGGCGGAGCAGGAGCGCTGGCGCGTCACGCCTGAGCACTGGTTCAAATCTCCCGATGCCATGCGTGCGCTTTTCGCCGATCTGCCGGAGGCCTGCGACAACACGCTCATGATCGCGCAGCGCTGCGCGGTGAAGGTCTCGACCCGTCCGCCGCTCCTGCCTGTCTGTCCCAAGGTGAATGAGGGCGCGACCGAGGAAGAGACATTGCGGGCCATGTCGGAAGAGGGGCTGCGCCAGCGCCTGTCCCGTATGGAGGCCGATGACGACACACGCAGACGCTATGAGGAGCGTCTGGAAATGGAACTCGGCATCATCGGGCGTATGGGCTTTCCCGGTTACTTCCTGATCGTGGCCGACTTCATCCAATGGGCGAAGGAACACGATATCCCGGTAGGGCCGGGGCGTGGGTCGGGGGCAGGCTCTCTCGTGGCCTGGGCGCTGACTATCACCGATATCGATCCGTTGCCGTTCAACCTTCTGTTCGAACGATTCCTGAATCCCGAACGCGTCTCGATGCCTGACTTCGATATCGATTTCTGTCAGGACCGGCGCGACGAGGTGATCCGATACGTGCGCACCGAATATGGTGGCGAGCGCGTGGCGCAGATCATCACCTTTGGTAAGCTTCAGGCGCGCGCCGCCGTGCGCGATGTCGGGCGCGTGCTCGGCCTGCCTTTTGGCATGGTCAACCGCGTGGCGGAGCTGATCCCGAACAACCCGGCCAAGCCTGTCACGCTCAAACAGGCGATCGATGGCGAGCCGCGCCTGCAGGAAATGCGCGAGAACGACGAGGCGCTGCGCCGCCTGATGGAAATCGCGTTGCAGCTCGAAGGGCTCTATCGCCACGCGTCGACTCACGCGGCAGGTGTAGTGATCGGCGATCGGGAACTGGTCGAGCTTGTGCCGCTCTATCGCGATCCCAAGAGCGATATGCTGGTTACGCAGTATAACATGAAATTCGTGGAGCAGGCCGGGCTGGTGAAGTTCGACTTTCTCGGCCTGACCACGCTTACCATTCTCAAGCGTGGGATCAATTTCATCGCGCAACAGGGCATCGAGGTCGATCTGGCCACCCTGCCTCTGGACGACGCGCCCACCTATGACATGCTGGCCCGTGGCGATGCGGGCGGCGTGTTTCAGTTCGAAGGCGCGGGCATGCGCGACGTGCTCAAGCAGATGCGCCCGACGCGGCTTGAGGATCTGATTGCGGCTGTGGCGCTCTATCGTCCGGGGCCGATGGCGAATATTCCCGATTACTGCGCGCGCAAACACGGTGCCTCATGGGAGCCGCCCCATGAGGAAATTCGCGATATCCTGTCCGAGACCTATGGCATCATGGTCTATCAGGAACAGGTCATGCAGATCGCGCAGAAAATGGCCGGGTACAGCCTTGGCGGCGCCGATCTGCTGCGTCGTGCCATGGGCAAGAAGATCCGCGCCGAGATGGACACGCAGCGCGAGATCTTCGTAAAAGGCGCAACCGGACGCGGGATCACCCCTGAAAAGGCTGCCGAGGTGTTCGACCTCATGGCGCGTTTTGCCGATTACGGCTTCAACAAATCCCACGCCGCCGCCTATGCGCTTGTCTCGTATCAGACGGCCTGGATGAAGGCGAACCATCCGGTGGCGTTTCTTGCCGGATGCATGTCGCTCGCCCGCGAAAAGACGGACAAGCTGGCCTCGCTATGTCAGGAAGCGCGTCGGATGAAAATCAAAGTGCTTCCCGTCGACATCAATCGCTCGAAGGCTGATTTCTCGCTCGAAAAGCAGGAGGACGGAAGCTGGGCCATCCGCTACGCTTTGGCTGCCGTCAAGCGCGTCGGATTTTCGGCTATGCAGGCCATTGTGGAGGCACGTGGCGACAAGCCTTTTGCCAGTCTTGCCGATCTGGCTGCACGTTGTGATGCCAAGCAGCTCAATAAGATCCAGATCGAAAATCTGGCCAAGGCGGGAGCTTTCGATTCCCTCGACAAGCCGCGTCATATCGTTTTTGCCAGCTCGGAAATCATCATGCGCCGTGCGCAATCTGATGCGCAGGAGGCGGCTTCGGGTCAGATTGGGCTGTTCGGTGCCTCGGCCGAGCCTGAGGAACTGCGCCTGGCCGAAGCCCCATACTGGCCCGAGTTCGAACGTCTTGCGGCCGAGGCCGAGGCGATCGGATTCCACATGTCCGCGCACCCGCTGGATGCCTATCGCTCGGTCCTCAAGCGGGCCAATGTGCTCACATCCCAGAATCTCATGACCGCCGCTGAAAACGGGTCTTATCGCGTG
The sequence above is drawn from the Asaia bogorensis NBRC 16594 genome and encodes:
- a CDS encoding lipoprotein-releasing ABC transporter permease subunit, coding for MFNRFERVVAGRYLRARRGERFVSIIAIFSLIGIALGVATLIIVMAVMNGFRADLMGRVLGLNGDLNIFSAGHSITNYQDDVVAIREVKNVTRVTPMAEGTVLIDAGNYSTGGVVRGIIPSDLRDLHALSDNITDGKLADFQGDDAIAVGTTLAARAGLTVGSKVTLLSPNGRATPFGTMPRIRAYHVAMVFDAGVNDYDTSVILMPLDSAQRFLMMPDAVSLIQVATRDPLEVTPVTRAIAQRLDDPRLRVMDWTQSNNAFLGALTVQQNVMFLILTLIILVAAFNVISSMIMMVKDKTRDIAVLRTLGASRGAVMRIFLMCGASVGVSGTLIGFGIGVVFCLNIERIQHGVEHLTHTSLFNPEFYYLEHLPAKLIWSQVIEVMVMALALSFVATLYPSWRAAKTDPIEALRHE
- a CDS encoding ABC transporter ATP-binding protein; the protein is MSETNPAAAPVLSLKDVTRRFRSGEETLEILKGASFDLFPGEIVALVAPSGTGKSTLLHIAGLLEAPQEGSVRIAGHDTASLSDTARTQIRRDEVGFVYQFHHLLAEFTALENVVLPQHIAGVSPRDATSRATDLLTRFGLAHRLHNLPGKLSGGEKQRVAIARALANRPKLLLADEPTGNLDVHTSDAVFDELLHAVRSENVGALIATHNEELASRMDRVVTLRDGRIVERAIGTERKDALSNSISDHADFGSW
- the dnaE gene encoding DNA polymerase III subunit alpha; the encoded protein is MSHAPFVHLRNHSAYSLSQGAIRIPDLVALAAESAMPAVALTDTGNLFGALEFSQYCTGKGVQPIIGCQLALPSRSDKPGAPSEPMVALARNEAGLANLQFLSSEGFLKGDPSDPAILLETLCAHADGLFLLTGGTRGPLFRLLAEGQEDQAMTLLRRLQESFGAHMAVELHRHGLPEEKAVEPGMIAAADRLGLPLVATNECFFSKPAMHEAHDALLCIAQGRTMAEQERWRVTPEHWFKSPDAMRALFADLPEACDNTLMIAQRCAVKVSTRPPLLPVCPKVNEGATEEETLRAMSEEGLRQRLSRMEADDDTRRRYEERLEMELGIIGRMGFPGYFLIVADFIQWAKEHDIPVGPGRGSGAGSLVAWALTITDIDPLPFNLLFERFLNPERVSMPDFDIDFCQDRRDEVIRYVRTEYGGERVAQIITFGKLQARAAVRDVGRVLGLPFGMVNRVAELIPNNPAKPVTLKQAIDGEPRLQEMRENDEALRRLMEIALQLEGLYRHASTHAAGVVIGDRELVELVPLYRDPKSDMLVTQYNMKFVEQAGLVKFDFLGLTTLTILKRGINFIAQQGIEVDLATLPLDDAPTYDMLARGDAGGVFQFEGAGMRDVLKQMRPTRLEDLIAAVALYRPGPMANIPDYCARKHGASWEPPHEEIRDILSETYGIMVYQEQVMQIAQKMAGYSLGGADLLRRAMGKKIRAEMDTQREIFVKGATGRGITPEKAAEVFDLMARFADYGFNKSHAAAYALVSYQTAWMKANHPVAFLAGCMSLAREKTDKLASLCQEARRMKIKVLPVDINRSKADFSLEKQEDGSWAIRYALAAVKRVGFSAMQAIVEARGDKPFASLADLAARCDAKQLNKIQIENLAKAGAFDSLDKPRHIVFASSEIIMRRAQSDAQEAASGQIGLFGASAEPEELRLAEAPYWPEFERLAAEAEAIGFHMSAHPLDAYRSVLKRANVLTSQNLMTAAENGSYRVRIAGCVVDKKERPTKSGSKMAWVRLSDATGGCEVTLFSEVLSRCRDLLVAGQAVMVTADLKLEGDALRITANDVTDLEKAAAQESSEMRVWISEASAVTKVRDLLSSQGRGRGKIVLVPAVDETKAVEVTLPGHFPVTPRLGEQLRTIHGVSRIDHL